The Archocentrus centrarchus isolate MPI-CPG fArcCen1 chromosome 13, fArcCen1, whole genome shotgun sequence genomic interval ACCATGAATAAGCCACATGATTTATGTTTTACTGGGTAACTGACAGCtggttttggtttggtttggttaaTTATAACATAATACAGTAATATTCTGTATATTGTTGTTAAAGAATTAGCGTACTACAATTCATCTTCTTTGGATTACACCATGTTTTATCTCAGCACCTGATATGTGGTGAACTGTGGATGTTTCTgggtaataattaaaaaatgaccAAAGCCCTTTTTGTGCCCTTTTTTAGTATATGTAAGATGGCCATTGTGACATGGGAGTTTATGGGGATTTACTCACTTTCAGAGTCATTAGAGgcactgcagtttttaacatttcattCTTGATGCTTGACAAGCAGCGCTGTAGCTCACCAATTTGCATTTAACCAGTAAAAATACTTCAGATTATTTGGAGATTAAATATATAATGCagggatgttttttttatgtgtagatatttatttactcatttacgCTCTGTCTGACTCTGCTCAGATTAGCTGGTTGTTacgtttgtgttgtgtgttggaGTGCCCTTGCTGGACAAACTATACAGCAAACTATACCACATCAACACACATAACTTGGTTAAAGTGTTTTTCTCCTGTctcatatttgcattttgaattttcatttattggccCTCATAAATGCAAATACTGATAGATCTGCAAATAGCTAATAATACCGATATCATTTGTCTGCCGATAAATCGGTAAGGCTCATATGAGCACGGCAGCTGGCTTTGGTTACCTTTATTTGTATAGTTGCTCTACACCAGTGTGTTTGGGAAACCCTGAGCAAGGATAGTGCAGGGTGTGTGTAGTTCAGTGCCAAATACAATGTGTCTTCCATGCCCAGTGTTGTTCATGTAGTATTATACTGAACATGTACCCCGCTGTGTCTCCATGTGAGTGTCACTGTCCCGGAATGGCAGcggcacaagcacacacatcgAGCAGGTGTGTTCCAGAGGCATCATGGGTATTAATTGTGTGCAGTAATGTTTATAAATAACCCACCTGCTGTCAGTGCACTCTATTGAAAGAGGCTTCCCTTTATTCTAATGCTGAGGCTTAACATTTCGCTGAATGACGAGTACAACGAACTACGTCTCTCTCACAGCACGGGAGCGCTGCATTTACAGTCCATAGAATTATAATTAATCTGATCACCGTCTGTAACATGAATACATTGAGACGAAAGAACCGCATATTCTACTGTGTACATCAAAGTTGTTCACTGTAGTACAGCGTGACTCTACGGATGCCTCAGTCTCCACGGCAGCTGTTGCTGGGTGACAGAGAGGAAAGCTAACAGCGTGTGGAGAAGCGGCTGCCGATGGCCTGACGTCTGACAGCAGGTGCTGGGAAAGGCTGCATTTAAATTCCCCTCAACTGCCTGCTTCCCTCTTTCATCTGAGGGCTAAATTTAACCCGACCCACAGCCTGATGTGTCCTCGTAGCTGCGGCGTGTTCTTTCATGCCTGAGGCCTGAAATCCCTCTTTGCCTCATGTCTTCCACCTCTCTGGCTTCCCTTTCCACCTCTAGTCCTGTCTTGGAGGTGCTCGCCctgctttctcaaaaataagagcttcagccaaatgctgAGTTCAAGTGGTGCAGCATCTCTGTCATAATCAAATATATTACCAACAGTCACCTGTACTTTTCcaaaagacacttttttttgtttttcccttccTGTTCTCTTGGTTCTACTTTTTTtatcccttttttctttctctgcctccaTCTATCTGGCTTGCCTTTCAGTGATGGACTTGATCTACTGGAAGGACACAGAGTGGAGTGGCATGGTGCTCACAGGGTTAGTGGTGGGCTTATTGTCCCTGTTCCAGCTCAGCATCATCACTGTGGTCTCCACAGTCTCCCTGGCTGTCATGTGCTTCACCATCTCAGTGCGCATCTACTACCAACTCCTCTACATCCTCAGCTGGGGCGATGGAGAACATCCATTCAAGTAAGAtgctctgcttttatttaatgAGGTAGACTGGACATTGTTCTTCctattttccttctttcttgcTTGTTTCAGTACTTATAAAAATGAATATAGAATGTGGTCGTGCCAGCAGCACAAAGAGGCATGAGAATAAATCTGACTTTTCAGCATCTTGTGTCATGCTTTTGTCATCCTGTTCTCTTAGGTCATACTTGGACTTGGACATCAGCTTAAGTGGAGAGCAGGCTGACCTCTATATGCAGAAACTCATTGTGATGACTCTGTCAGCTGTTGACACTCTGAAGAGACTCTTTTTTGTTGGAAACGTTTTTGAATCCCTCAAGGTAAGCTAGGCATTTTAGTAAAGTCACTACCACTGTGTTTAGTAAAAATTTGCTTTACTTTATCCAGCACCTCTCCTCTccatttttatcttcattttaTCATCATTAACCCAGATATCAGCCCATCTCTGCATTCCTTCATTTTGCTTCATCATCCGTCATCTTCCTCCCTGccccaatatatatattttcctcCCTCTGTCACCGCAGATGGGAGATAGATATTACGTCTAACCATCACTCTCAGCCTCCCAGCTCAGAGTTGAAGACTCTGCTTCTAAATAAATGAATAGCGCTGCTGGCAGCTGTCACTCCCAGTGTTGTATTTTTGGTAATTGTTTGGAAGGCAAAGTGTCCCTTTGTAAAAAAGAACCCTTTCAGATCAAATTGAAATGGTGCTAACAGCACAAAAAGACAGCAGTCTGCCTCACTCTTCTCACCCATGCTGTTTATCCCGCCTCTGACTGTGCCTATCCTGCTAGCAGAGCCAAA includes:
- the rtn2a gene encoding reticulon-2a isoform X3, whose translation is MASKVMDLIYWKDTEWSGMVLTGLVVGLLSLFQLSIITVVSTVSLAVMCFTISVRIYYQLLYILSWGDGEHPFKSYLDLDISLSGEQADLYMQKLIVMTLSAVDTLKRLFFVGNVFESLKFLFLMYLVTYLGDLCNGLTLLIISVIALFSLPLLYRRRQERVDDFIAKIQAHIDNVKDILQRLTQGGGPPPDPTPGGAKPKTQ